In the Dioscorea cayenensis subsp. rotundata cultivar TDr96_F1 chromosome 12, TDr96_F1_v2_PseudoChromosome.rev07_lg8_w22 25.fasta, whole genome shotgun sequence genome, one interval contains:
- the LOC120273536 gene encoding serine carboxypeptidase-like 27: MASFSPSFMPLLIFFLLNCGLATFSIADQDADRISHLPGQPTNVAFSQYSGYVTVNEKAGRALFYWLVETPASVQQAPLVLWLNGGPGCSSIGYGASEELGPFRINSDGKTLFFNQYAWNKVANILFLESPAGVGFSYTNTSSDLYTAGDQRTAIDAYHFLVNWFERFPQYKHRDFYIAGESYAGHYVPQLSQLVYRKNKGIQNPIINLKGFMVGNAVTDDYNDYVGTFEYWWTHGLISDDTYKDLKVTCDLQSSEHPSMECVKVLDSASLEFGNIDPYSIYTITCNMTESLKRTFRGHYPWMSRAYDPCTESYARMYYNHPEVQKALHANVTGINYAWDTCSNIVGTYWADSPRSMLPIYRELIAGGLRIWVFSGDTDAVVPVTATRYSIDALKLPTITNWYPWYDNGKVGGWSQVYQGLTFVTITGAGHEVPLHRPRQAMILFRHFLQNKPMPQATSVN, translated from the exons ATGGCTTCGTTCTCTCCTTCCTTCATGCCTCtgctcatcttctttctcttgaaTTGTGGATTGGCTACCTTCTCCATCGCCGACCAGGATGCTGACCGGATCTCACATCTCCCTGGGCAACCGACCAACGTGGCCTTCTCGCAGTACTCCGGGTACGTCACTGTGAACGAGAAGGCAGGGCGGGCGTTGTTCTACTGGCTCGTTGAGACTCCGGCTTCCGTTCAGCAAGCGCCGCTTGTTCTCTGGCTCAATGGCGGCCCTGGATGCTCTTCGATCGGTTATGGCGCTTCTGAGGAGCTTGGTCCGTTCCGTATCAACTCCGACGGGAAGACACTGTTCTTCAATCAGTATGCTTGGAATAAAg TGGCGAATATACTGTTTTTGGAGTCACCGGCGGGTGTTGGATTCTCGTATACCAATACGTCTTCGGATTTGTACACTGCTGGAGACCAGAGAACAG CCATAGATGCGTACCATTTCCTTGTGAATTGGTTTGAGAGGTTCCCTCAGTACAAACATAGGGATTTCTATATTGCTGGAGAGAGCTATGCAG GGCACTATGTTCCTCAATTGTCCCAACTTGTTTATAGGAAGAACAAGGGAATTCAGAATCCAATCATTAACTTGAAGGGATTCATG GTGGGGAACGCTGTGACTGATGATTACAATGACTATGTGGGCACTTTTGAGTACTGGTGGACTCATGGCTTGATCTCTGATGACACCTATAAAGATCTGAAGGTCACTTGTGACCTTCAATCTTCCGAACATCCATCAATGGAGTGTGTGAAGGTCCTCGACTCCGCCAGTTTAGAGTTTGGTAACATTGATCCATACAGTATATACACAATCACTTGCAATATGACTGAATCTCTCAAACGCACTTTTAGGGGCCATTAT CCTTGGATGTCCAGAGCATATGATCCATGCACTGAAAGCTATGCCAGGATGTATTACAACCATCCTGAAGTTCAGAAGGCACTCCATGCAAATGTTACTGGGATAAATTATGCTTGGGATACATGCAG TAATATTGTTGGGACCTATTGGGCAGACTCTCCTAGATCAATGCTTCCTATTTATCGTGAACTTATTGCGGGAGGCCTAAGGATATGGGTGTTCAG TGGAGACACAGATGCTGTAGTTCCTGTGACAGCAACTAGATATTCAATCGATGCTCTCAAGCTCCCAACCATCACCAATTGGTATCCATGGTATGACAACGGAAAG GTTGGTGGATGGAGCCAGGTTTATCAAGGCCTTACCTTTGTAACCATTACTGGAGCTGGACATGAGGTTCCCCTTCATCGGCCTCGCCAAGCTATGATACTTTTCAGACATTTTCTGCAAAATAAGCCTATGCCGCAAGCTACTTCAgtgaactaa